From the Candidatus Binatia bacterium genome, one window contains:
- the lnt gene encoding apolipoprotein N-acyltransferase, whose translation MRRLWMTLGGLAIAIAFLDPRAWPLGWVGLVPLFALAPHTQRKRSAFLDGWIVGVIANGTACAWLVETIDRFGGFPIVVALFFYGALIAFTAIPFGIVGALLRWAGPQASILLAPALWVSGEFLFPNFFLWRMAYSQREVLWLVQIGDVTGPYGLSFVMAWFASALSRARRRPLALVPPLVAAALLCAYGVVRVDTIRSEMASAPEASIGLVQGNLSLIEKGQGNLFQANVERYRRLSLDLDPVPDLIVWPETVVGWAIPRDATFLGDHDPFPEAPAPVVFGAISYEGAGEDVHWFNSAFLRMNDGRVNGRYDKLVLMPFGEFLPFSSTFPWIKSLSPNTGDFTPGDGPVVLEVTPDLRVGALVCYDDMLAGHVREAARQGATVLLTLANDAWFGDSAALDLHESLGLWRAIENRRFLVRATNTGLTSVIDPLGVVTLELPTWIETAETTQVQLLEIPSLYQEYGDLFAWSAVALALALLLISGWRGSLASAQDPS comes from the coding sequence GTGCGTCGGCTTTGGATGACCCTGGGCGGACTGGCGATTGCGATCGCGTTCCTGGACCCACGCGCCTGGCCCCTCGGCTGGGTCGGCCTCGTGCCGCTCTTTGCGCTCGCACCGCACACGCAACGAAAGCGCAGCGCGTTCCTCGATGGTTGGATCGTCGGCGTCATCGCGAACGGCACGGCATGCGCATGGCTCGTCGAAACCATCGATCGCTTCGGCGGCTTCCCGATCGTGGTCGCGCTTTTCTTCTACGGCGCGCTGATCGCGTTCACGGCGATCCCATTCGGGATCGTCGGCGCTCTTCTGCGGTGGGCCGGACCCCAGGCCTCGATCCTCCTAGCGCCCGCCCTCTGGGTCTCGGGCGAGTTCCTGTTTCCGAACTTCTTCCTGTGGCGAATGGCCTACTCGCAGCGCGAGGTGCTGTGGCTCGTGCAGATCGGAGACGTCACCGGCCCGTACGGGCTGTCCTTCGTGATGGCCTGGTTCGCGAGCGCACTGTCGCGGGCGCGCCGTCGGCCTTTGGCGCTGGTCCCTCCCCTCGTCGCCGCGGCCTTGCTCTGCGCCTACGGCGTCGTGCGGGTCGATACGATCCGAAGCGAGATGGCGAGCGCCCCGGAGGCCTCGATCGGTCTCGTGCAAGGGAATCTGTCCCTGATCGAGAAGGGCCAAGGCAATCTCTTTCAGGCGAACGTCGAGCGCTATAGGCGACTCTCCCTCGACCTCGATCCGGTACCCGACTTGATCGTTTGGCCCGAGACCGTCGTCGGCTGGGCCATCCCCCGCGACGCCACGTTTCTGGGCGATCATGACCCATTCCCGGAAGCACCGGCGCCGGTCGTGTTCGGCGCGATCTCGTACGAGGGAGCCGGGGAAGACGTGCACTGGTTCAACAGTGCGTTTCTTCGCATGAACGACGGCCGCGTGAACGGGCGGTACGACAAGCTGGTCCTGATGCCGTTTGGGGAGTTCCTCCCCTTCTCTTCCACCTTTCCGTGGATCAAGTCGCTGAGTCCCAACACCGGCGACTTCACGCCGGGCGACGGTCCGGTCGTGCTCGAGGTCACACCGGACCTGCGGGTCGGCGCCCTCGTTTGCTACGACGACATGCTGGCCGGCCACGTCCGGGAGGCAGCGCGCCAGGGAGCCACGGTGCTTCTGACCCTCGCCAACGACGCCTGGTTTGGGGACAGCGCAGCCCTCGACCTCCATGAGTCGCTGGGCCTGTGGCGCGCCATCGAGAATCGGCGTTTTCTCGTGCGCGCGACCAATACGGGCCTGACGTCGGTGATCGACCCCCTCGGCGTCGTCACGCTCGAACTCCCCACGTGGATCGAGACGGCCGAAACCACTCAGGTCCAACTACTGGAGATCCCTAGCCTTTATCAGGAGTATGGTGACCTGTTCGCTTGGTCAGCCGTGGCGCTCGCCCTCGCGCTTCTGCTAATATCTGGCTGGCGCGGAAGTCTTGCATCTGCGCAAGATCCCTCTTGA
- a CDS encoding DUF309 domain-containing protein, with amino-acid sequence MAQPVDRDAGGLLPLPARNALAELLMDGLRVPGPCRVLESTLALADGGRPGDASSSAAATAALRAAGFEDAEEWRDRARAKLRAYVRVVAEAPRGISLEVRLGQARVLFEAGLYFEVHEVLEPAWLTAQGEAKRWLQGVIQAAVAWHHDAAGNRVGAASLSLSGAEKLADAPAEWHGFPLRAVASAVTLFADWLAGGETGPPPSGPFTPSEPAQ; translated from the coding sequence GTGGCCCAGCCGGTGGATCGGGACGCGGGCGGACTGCTCCCGCTTCCGGCGCGCAACGCTCTCGCTGAGCTGCTGATGGATGGGCTGCGGGTGCCCGGACCCTGCCGCGTCCTAGAGTCGACGCTGGCCCTGGCCGACGGAGGCCGACCCGGCGACGCGTCTTCCTCCGCAGCGGCGACCGCGGCATTGCGTGCCGCGGGCTTCGAGGATGCCGAGGAGTGGCGCGACCGGGCTCGTGCAAAGCTTCGCGCCTACGTTCGGGTAGTGGCCGAGGCCCCGCGGGGGATCTCCCTCGAGGTTCGGTTGGGGCAGGCCCGTGTCCTGTTCGAGGCGGGCCTGTACTTCGAGGTGCACGAGGTCCTGGAGCCGGCCTGGCTCACCGCGCAGGGCGAGGCCAAGAGGTGGCTCCAGGGGGTCATTCAAGCTGCAGTCGCCTGGCATCACGATGCCGCCGGAAACCGCGTCGGCGCCGCTTCTCTCTCTCTCTCCGGCGCCGAAAAGTTGGCGGATGCGCCTGCGGAGTGGCACGGCTTCCCCCTGCGGGCCGTGGCCTCTGCCGTCACCCTTTTCGCGGATTGGCTCGCCGGGGGCGAGACCGGGCCGCCGCCGAGCGGCCCGTTCACCCCGTCGGAGCCCGCGCAGTGA